Proteins encoded within one genomic window of Halobacteroides halobius DSM 5150:
- a CDS encoding carbohydrate binding domain-containing protein, with amino-acid sequence MSLKTRQVLAMVMLVSLILLSVVGCKQGGVPAGTSQLIVNVLDDESAVKTAQITILQNGKKVVSQKKKTAKFKLNNGVYKVKVSNDQYGTKSYDVYLSSNSKLDVRLAGKGNLLGNGNFNKKLSTNEPNAKGKVDTEDSWIYHLNSGGKATVSIKDGLAQVMVTNAGQNPYSVQLIQAPVKIERGAKYKVTFDAKSSPGKKIHLKIGANGNRGWTGYIESAKKLTGNWKSYEFNFTMAQETDEKARFELWFLNSGMYWLDNIRIVKVGERKMAKEGTKTEVDENKVEDWELVWSDEFNGDKINKDNWSFEVGNGHKQGIPGWGNGELQYYTDGDNAKIEDGKLVITAKEEKRSDSYGSYDYTSTRMVTNDKFNQAYGKIEFRAKLPEGQGIWPAIWALGEDIDSVGWPKCGEIDIMEYLGHKPSTVHGTVHGPVSGGAGIGSGYKLPEGKKFSEEFHTFAIEWDKDELEFYVDDTLYHVVSKDEVGDREWVYDHPYFFILNIAVGGHWPGNPDETTKFPQTMEIDYMRVYEDKNSDTITGEEKWDSEYEKEWAQAKKEEASSGITSEKVVNGTFDSEIANDTEDHRDNWYVWAGQGGKVGSLAVENGEFAIDVKDIGSKSWNVQFNQWLKLKPGVTYKITFDARAKNSRDMNVKVLHPTNYTVYGKEVKNLTSTMKTYSFEVKIPADAYEIANLSFELGAISSKSKITTVYFDNVSIEKIAE; translated from the coding sequence ATGAGTTTAAAGACAAGACAAGTTTTAGCTATGGTAATGTTAGTGTCATTAATCTTACTATCAGTTGTAGGATGTAAACAAGGAGGAGTTCCAGCAGGAACTTCACAGCTAATTGTTAATGTATTAGATGACGAAAGTGCAGTAAAAACAGCTCAAATTACGATTTTACAAAATGGAAAAAAGGTAGTAAGTCAAAAAAAGAAGACAGCTAAATTTAAGCTTAATAATGGAGTTTATAAGGTTAAAGTAAGTAATGATCAATATGGTACTAAATCATATGATGTTTATTTAAGTAGTAATAGTAAACTAGATGTTAGATTAGCAGGTAAGGGTAACTTACTTGGCAATGGTAACTTTAATAAGAAATTATCAACTAATGAACCAAATGCAAAAGGTAAGGTGGATACAGAAGATAGTTGGATTTATCATTTAAATAGTGGAGGAAAAGCAACAGTTAGTATTAAAGATGGATTAGCACAAGTGATGGTTACTAATGCTGGACAAAATCCTTATTCAGTACAATTAATTCAAGCTCCGGTCAAGATAGAAAGAGGGGCCAAGTATAAGGTTACATTTGATGCTAAGTCATCACCAGGCAAGAAAATTCATCTAAAAATAGGAGCAAATGGAAATAGAGGTTGGACAGGATATATAGAATCAGCTAAAAAATTAACAGGAAACTGGAAATCATATGAATTTAATTTTACTATGGCTCAAGAAACAGATGAGAAGGCTCGATTTGAGTTATGGTTTTTAAATTCAGGTATGTATTGGTTGGATAATATTAGAATAGTCAAGGTTGGAGAAAGAAAAATGGCTAAAGAAGGAACTAAAACTGAAGTAGATGAGAATAAAGTAGAAGATTGGGAGTTAGTTTGGAGTGATGAGTTTAATGGAGATAAGATAAATAAGGATAATTGGAGTTTTGAAGTAGGAAACGGACATAAGCAAGGTATCCCAGGTTGGGGAAATGGAGAATTACAGTATTATACTGATGGAGATAATGCTAAGATTGAAGATGGAAAGTTAGTAATTACAGCCAAAGAAGAGAAAAGATCAGATTCTTATGGTAGTTATGATTATACATCTACTAGAATGGTTACTAATGATAAATTTAATCAGGCTTATGGTAAGATTGAATTTAGAGCTAAACTGCCAGAAGGACAAGGGATTTGGCCTGCTATTTGGGCATTAGGAGAAGATATTGATTCAGTAGGTTGGCCTAAATGTGGAGAAATTGATATTATGGAGTATCTTGGTCATAAGCCTAGTACTGTTCACGGAACAGTTCACGGTCCAGTAAGTGGTGGAGCAGGAATTGGTTCAGGCTATAAATTACCTGAGGGAAAGAAATTTTCAGAAGAATTCCATACATTTGCTATTGAATGGGATAAAGATGAATTAGAGTTTTACGTTGATGATACATTATATCATGTAGTAAGTAAAGATGAAGTTGGAGATAGAGAATGGGTTTATGATCACCCTTACTTCTTCATCTTAAATATAGCTGTAGGAGGTCACTGGCCAGGTAATCCAGATGAGACTACAAAATTTCCACAAACTATGGAAATTGATTATATGAGAGTTTATGAAGATAAAAACTCTGATACAATAACAGGAGAAGAGAAATGGGATTCTGAATATGAAAAGGAATGGGCTCAAGCTAAGAAAGAAGAGGCAAGTAGTGGTATAACTAGTGAGAAAGTTGTTAATGGTACTTTTGATAGTGAGATAGCTAATGATACAGAAGATCATCGTGATAATTGGTATGTTTGGGCTGGTCAGGGTGGTAAAGTTGGTTCTTTGGCTGTAGAAAATGGAGAATTTGCTATAGATGTAAAGGACATTGGTAGTAAAAGTTGGAATGTACAATTTAATCAATGGTTAAAATTGAAACCAGGTGTTACTTATAAAATAACTTTTGATGCTCGAGCAAAAAATAGTAGAGATATGAATGTTAAAGTATTACATCCTACTAACTATACAGTTTATGGAAAAGAAG